A window of Neorhizobium galegae bv. orientalis str. HAMBI 540 genomic DNA:
CCTTCATCGGCCCGTCCGGCTGCGGCAAGACAACGTTCCTGCGCGTCATCGCCGACCTCGAAAAGGCGACCGCAGGCGAGATCACCGTCAACGGCATGACGCCGGAAGAGGCACGCAAGTCGCGCTCCTACGGTTACGTCTTTCAGGCGCCGGCGCTTTATCCCTGGCGGACGATCGAGAAGAACATCGCTTTGCCGTTGGAGATCATGGGCTATTCGTCAGCGGACCGCAAAGCCCGCATCGAGCGCACCCTCGATCTCGTCAACCTTGCGGGCTTCGGCAAGAAATACCCCTGGCAGCTTTCCGGCGGCATGCAGCAGCGCGCCTCGATCGCCCGCGCACTCGCCTTTGACGCCGATCTGCTATTGATGGACGAACCCTTCGGCGCGCTCGACGAGATCGTCCGCGATCACCTGAACGAACAGCTGCTGAAGCTGTGGGCGCGCACCGAAAAGACCATCTGTTTCGTCACCCACTCTATCCCGGAGGCGGTCTACCTCTCGACCCGCATCGTCGTCATGTCGCCGCGTCCGGGCCGGGTGACCGATATCATCGAATCGACCTTGCCCAAGGAACGCCCGCTCGAAATCCGCGAGACGCCGGAGTTCCTGGAGATTGCGCATCGGGTGCGCGAGGGGCTGAGGGCAGGGCATAGTTATGAGGAATAGAGCTTCCCATTCCGCGGTTACCCCCCTCTGTCCTGCCGGACATCTCCCCCTCAAGGGGGGAGATCGGCTGGGCGTGCCGGCTTCGCAAAGCATCGAACGCCACCGGCGCGGCAAATTCAAATCCGAATTGAGGGCAAGGCAGAGCTACTATTCGATCTCCCCCCTTGAGGGGGAGATGTCCGGCAGGACAGAGGGGGGTGGCCACGCCCCGAAGCATGCGAAGGTGTTCGCATGAAACCCGACTCCCTCAAATCCCGCATCATCCCCGTCCTCACCATCCTCGTGGTGATCCTCGCCGTCTGGTACGTCGCCGCCTATTTCATGAACGCGCCGTTCCAGCGGGATCTCGATCGGCGCGCCAACGTCACCTCCACGACGATGGAGTTCATCGGCAAGACCATGGCGCAGCCGAAGCCTATTCTGCCGGCGCCGCATCAGGTGGTGAGCAACGTCTTCGAGAACACGTTTCTGCGCAGCGTCACGTCGAACCGCAGCCTCGTCTACCATTCCTGGGTGACGCTCTCCTCAACGGTTCTCGGCTTCACCATGGGCACGCTGACCGGCATCCTGATTGCGGTCGGCATCGTGCATCTGAAGGCACTCGACCGTAGCCTGATGCCGTGGATCATCGCCTCGCAGACCGTGCCGATCCTGGCTGTCGCGCCGATGGTGATCGTCGTGCTCGGCGCCATCAACATCACCGGTCTTCTCCCCAAGGCGCTGATCTCGACATACCTCTCCTTCTTCCCCGTAGCGGTCGGCATGGTGAAGGGTCTGCGTTCGCCCGAAATCATCCAGCTCGACCTGATGCGCACCTATTATGCCAGCGGCGCCCAGACCTTCTGGAAACTCCGGGTACCCGCGTCCATCCCCTTCCTGTTTACCTCGATGAAGGTGGCGATCGCCGCGAGCCTGGTTGGCGCGATCGTCGGCGAACTTCCGACCGGTGCCGTCGCCGGCATCGGCTCGAAACTGCTGGCCGGGGCCTATTACAGCCAGACGATCGACATCTGGGCGGCACTGATTGCCGGCTCGGTACTGGCGGCGTTTCTCGTTGCCATCGTCGGGATTATCGCCAAGATCGTCGATCGCTCCATGGGCGGGAGGCCGGCATGACCGCGGTTCTTCGTTCCTGGCAGGGCACCTTTGCCCTGCTCCTCTGTCTCGCCGTCCTCACCTCGCTGCCGCTGATGGCGCCCGACGCCCCCTCGCCGTTCGGCACCGGCAGCGTCGCCGTAATCCTCCTCCTCGTCATCGGTGCGGCGCTCGCCTCGTTCACCAGGCTCTCTCCGCCTCTCCTTGCAACGACCCTGTTCGTCGCCCCCCATCTCGCCGTCTGGCTGCTGCTCGCAGGCATAGCAGGCAACGAGGGCAAGGCGACGTTTGCCTTCTTCCTGATGGTCGCGGCCTGCTGGCTGATTGCCTGGCGCTGCGTCACCGTCCTGTCCGGCATCCGCGCCAAATCCAAGACCGGAGATACGTTCCTGCGCCTTTTGATCCCCGCGATCTTCGGCGCCTGGATCCTGATCCTCTGGGAGGTGGCGACACGCGGCGCCGGCATTCCCTTCATCATCCTGCCGCCGCCATCCTCGATCGGCGCAAGGCTCGCAAGCTCGGTGCCGATCCTGTGGGCCGACGTGCAGCAGACGATCTTCAAGGCGGTGCTGTTCGGGTATGTGGTCGGCTGCGCCTCCGGCTTCGTCGTCGCCATCCTGGCCGACCGCATCGCCTTCCTGCGCCGCGGGCTGCTGCCGATCGGCAACATGGTCTCGGCGCTGCCGATCATCGGCGTCGCGCCGATCATGGTCATGTGGTTCGGTTTCGACTGGCAGTCGAAGGCTGCCGTTGTGATCATCATGACCTTCTTCCCAATGCTGGTGAACACTGTGGCAGGGCTTGGGGCTTCGGGCGTCATGGAGCGCGACCTGATGCGCTCCTACGCTTCCGATTACTGGCAGACGCTGATGAAGCTGCGCCTGCCGGCCGCCATGCCGTTCATCTTCAATGCGCTGAAGATCAACTCGACGCTGGCGCTGATCGGCGCGATCGTCGCGGAATTCTTCGGCACTCCGATCGTCGGCATGGGCTTCCGGATCTCGACCGAGATCGGCCGCATGAATGTCGACATGGTCTGGGCCGAAATCGCTGTTGCAGCGCTCATCGGTTCGGTTTTTTATGGCGTCGTGGCGCTTGGCGAAAGAGCGACGACGTTCTGGCATCCGTCTAACCGCGGTGGTTAGGCGCTTAAAATCCGGCCCGTTTCGGCGGAACCGGCAAACCTCAGAGGGAAGGATAAAAAACATGAGAAAAATTCTCGTTGCGCTGATGGCGGGCGCCATGTCGCTCGCAGCAGCCCAGGCGGCGATGGCCGCCGACAAGGTGACCCTGCAGTTGAAATGGGTCGCTCAAGGCCAGTTTGGCGGTTACTACGTCGCCAAGGACAAGGGCTTCTACAAGGAAGAAGGCCTCGACGTCACGATCAAGCCGGGCGGCCCGGATATCGCCCCCGAACAGGTGATCGCCGGCGGCGGCGCAGACGTGATCGTCGACTGGATGGGCGGAGCGCTGGTCGCTCGTGAAAAGGGCGTGCCGCTTACCAACATCGCCCAGCCCTATCAGAAATCCGGCCTGCAGATGATCTGCCCGAAGGACGGCCCGATCAAGACCGAAGCCGACTTCAAGGGCCACACGCTCGGCGTCTGGTTCTTCGGCAACGAATATCCTTTCTTCGCCTGGATGAACAAGCTCGGCCTCAAGACCGACGGTGGCAAGGACGGTGTCACGGTGCTCAAGCAGAGCTTTGACGTGCAGCCGCTCATCCAGAAGCAGGCGGACTGCATCTCGGTCATGACCTATAACGAATATTGGCAGGCGATCGATGCCGGCTTCAAGCCCGACCAGCTCGTCGTCTTCAACTTCTCCGCTATGGGCAACGACCTGCTCGAGGACGGCCTCTACGTGATGGACACCAAGCTCAAGGATCCGAAGTTCAAGGAGACCATGGTGAAGTTCGTCCGTGCGTCGATGAAGGGCTGGAAATACGCCATTGCCAATCCGGGTGAAGCGGCCGGGATCGTCATGGACAATGGCGGCCAGGACGAGAACCACCAGAAACGGATGATGGGCGAAGTGGCAAAGCTGATCGGCACCGGTACCGGCAAGCTCGACACCGCCACCTACGACCGCACGGTCAAGGCGCTGCTCGACCAGAAGATCATCACCAAGAAGCCGGAGGGCGCCTATACGAGCGAGATCACCGACGCGGCATTGAAATAATAATCGTCAGGCGCTCGCTGAGAGAGAACGCGCGGCTAACGGTTGCGCGTTTTCTAAATTTTTCTCACTCAAATCATAACTAAAACTCATTCGTCGCATAACGGCAGCGGATTGATTTGTGCAACGCAAACACGTAAAAGTGGGGCGCTGATGAATCTTTCGCTGCCGGTCTTGTAACTGTTTTATGCGGTTACCACCTTGATCCGGGTTGCCGAGCGCTGAGGGGGCGTAAGGTATCCGGAGCGGTTCCCAGCGGAATATTTGCCCCTTACCTTCAATTTGAAAGTAATCGCATGTTTCGCAAGTTCACCCGGTCTGCCGGTAACCCGGCCCTCAAGCTTGCCCTCGGCGCAAGCATCGCCCTTGGCGCAAGCTTCACACTGAATTCCAGTTCCGCGTTTGCGCAGGAAGCGGCGGCCAAGCCCACCCCGGCGCAGACGGAAATCAAGCTGCCTTCCATCGTCGTAACCGAGGCGATCGAGAAGCCGCTGGTCGACCGCGTCGTCGCCACCGGTACGGTCAGGCCCGTCGAGGAAGTCTATGTCCAGCCGCTCGTCGACGCCCTGTCGATCAAGACGCTGAATGCCGATGTCGGCGACGAAGTGAAGGCCGACAGCGTGCTTGCGATGCTGAACGACGACGCGCTGCTTCTCCAGAAGAGCCAGCTCCAGGCCAACAAGGCGAAGGCGCAGGCTGCGGTTGCGCAGTATCAGGCGCAGGTTATCGAGGCCCAGGCCAACGTCGCCGACACGACGCGCCAGCGCGACCGCCTCCAGAAGCTCAGCCAGAGCGGCACCGGCACGGTGTCGCAGCTCGAACAGGCATCCGCCGCCGTCGAGGTCGCCCAGGCGCGGCTGAATGCTGCCAAGCAGGCGGTGGCCGTCGGCGAATCCGAGACCAAGGTAGTGGACGCCCAGATCGAGGATATCAACCTGAAGCTCGCCCGCACGGGCGTGAAGGCACCGGTGGCCGGCGTCATTTCCGCCCGCACCGCCAAGGTCGGAGCGATCGCCAGCGGCACCGGAAATCCGCTCTTCACGATCATCAAGGACGGCGCAATCGAACTCGTCGCCGACTTGTCCGAGACCGACATCCAGAAGATCAAGGCCGGCCAGAGGGCGATCGTCACGGTCGCCGGCGGCAAGGTGAAGATCGAGGGCAAGGTTCGGCTCGTCTCCCCGACGGTCGATGCGGTCACCCGCCTCGGCGCGGTGCATATCGTCATCGACGATGAAACCGGCGCGCGCTCGGGCATGTATGGCAGCGCCGAGATCGTCATCGCCGAGACCAATGCCCTGGCCCTGCCGCTCTCGGCCGTCACCACCGGGCGGAACGGTTCCACCGCCCGCAAGGTCGAGGACAATGTGGTCAAGCAGGTGAAGATTGAAACCGGCATCCAGGATGGCGGTTTCGTGCAGGTCGTCAGCGGTCTTACGGCCGGTGACATTGTCGTTGCGAAGGCCGGCGCCTTCGTCCGGGACGGCGACAAGATCGCTCCGGTCCCTGCCGAACCCGCCGCTATTGCGAACTGAGGTTGAGCCGCATGAACTTCTCTGCTTGGTCGATCCGCAATCCGATAGCGCCGATGCTCGGTTTTGCCCTGCTGCTTATTGTCGGCATTCAGTCGTTTTACGCGCTGCCGATCACCCGTTTCCCGAATATCGACGTTCCGGTCGTGTCGATCACCGTCACCCAGAGCGGCGCCGCCCCTGCCGAACTCGAAATGCAGGTGACGAAGGAAATCGAAGACGCCGTCGCCTCGATCAGCGGCATCGATGAAATCCAGTCGACGGTGACCGACGGCCAGTCGCAGACGGTCGTCGTCTTCCGCATCGAAAAGCCGACGGCCGAAGCCGTGCAGGACACCAAGGACGCGATCGACAAGATCCGCAGCGACCTTCCCGCCGGCATCGAGGAGCCTGTCGTCACCAAGGTCGACGTCGAAGGCCAGGCGATCCAGACATTCGCCGTCTCCTCCCCGAACATGACGCTCGAAGAACTCTCCTGGTTCGTCGACGACACGGTCAAACGCGCCCTGCAGGGCCAGCCCGGCGTCGGCCGTATCGACCGTTACGGCGGCTCCGACCGTGAAGTCCGGGTGTCGCTGAACCCTGCCAAGCTCGACGCTTATGGCATTACCGCTGCCGATGTCAGCACCCAGATGCGCGGCACCAATGTCGATCTCGGCTCCGGCCGCGGCCAGGTGGCCGGCAACGAACAGACGATCCGCACGCTCGGCGATGCCCGCAGCGTCGCCCAGCTTGCCGACACGACGATCACGCTGCCCAACGGCCGGTTCGTCAAGCTGACCGAGCTCGGCACCGTCACCGACACCTACGAGGAGCCGAAATCCTTCTCGCGCTTCAACGGCACGCCATCCGTCACTTTTGCCGTGTTCCGGGCCAAGGGTGCAAGCGAGGTCTCGGTCGCCGAAACCGTCGCCACCAGCCTCGACGGAGTGCGCAAGGTCAATCCGAACGTCGCGATCGAAATGGTCGACGATTCCGTCTACTTCACCTACGGCAATTACGAAGCTGCCCTCCATACGCTGGTGGAAGGCTCGGTCCTCGCCGTCATCGTGGTGTTCCTGTTCCTGCGGAACTGGCGCGCGACGCTGATCGCGGCGGTCGCCCTGCCGCTGTCGGCGATCCCGACCTTCTGGATCATGGACCTCATGGGGTTCTCGCTGAACCTCGTGAGCTTCTTGGCGCTGACGCTTGCGACCGGTATTCTCGTCGACGACGCGATCGTCGAGATCGAGAACATCGCGCGCCATATCAAGATGGGCAAATCGCCCTACAAGGCGGCGCTCGAGGCGGCGGACGAAATCGGTCTCGCCGTCATCGCCACCAGCTTCACGATCATTGCGGTGTTCGTGCCTGTATCGTTCATGCCGGGCGTCCCGGGCCAATACTTTATCCAGTTCGGCCTGACCGTCGCGTTCTCGGTGTTCTTCTCGCTTGCGGTGGCGCGACTGATCACGCCGCTGATGGCCGCCTATCTGATGAGCCCCGAAGACGGGATGGAAGACCATCACGACAACGACGGCTGGATCATGAAGGCCTATACGCGCCTCGTCACCGGCACGACCCGCCGCTGGTATTGGCGGTATACGACGATGCTCGCCGCAATCGGCTTCCTGATCGGCTCGGTGATGCTGCTCTCCCAGGTCCCCGGCAGCTTCCTGCCGCCGGACGACAACTCGCGCGTCGTGCTGTCGGTCGAACTGCCGCCGAATGCGACGCTCGACGAGACGGCTTC
This region includes:
- a CDS encoding ABC transporter ATP-binding protein, which translates into the protein MNNTPSSVVSASKLGLTFETGDGPVHALSNVDLTVNKGDFVSFIGPSGCGKTTFLRVIADLEKATAGEITVNGMTPEEARKSRSYGYVFQAPALYPWRTIEKNIALPLEIMGYSSADRKARIERTLDLVNLAGFGKKYPWQLSGGMQQRASIARALAFDADLLLMDEPFGALDEIVRDHLNEQLLKLWARTEKTICFVTHSIPEAVYLSTRIVVMSPRPGRVTDIIESTLPKERPLEIRETPEFLEIAHRVREGLRAGHSYEE
- a CDS encoding ABC transporter permease, which encodes MKPDSLKSRIIPVLTILVVILAVWYVAAYFMNAPFQRDLDRRANVTSTTMEFIGKTMAQPKPILPAPHQVVSNVFENTFLRSVTSNRSLVYHSWVTLSSTVLGFTMGTLTGILIAVGIVHLKALDRSLMPWIIASQTVPILAVAPMVIVVLGAINITGLLPKALISTYLSFFPVAVGMVKGLRSPEIIQLDLMRTYYASGAQTFWKLRVPASIPFLFTSMKVAIAASLVGAIVGELPTGAVAGIGSKLLAGAYYSQTIDIWAALIAGSVLAAFLVAIVGIIAKIVDRSMGGRPA
- a CDS encoding ABC transporter permease, translating into MTAVLRSWQGTFALLLCLAVLTSLPLMAPDAPSPFGTGSVAVILLLVIGAALASFTRLSPPLLATTLFVAPHLAVWLLLAGIAGNEGKATFAFFLMVAACWLIAWRCVTVLSGIRAKSKTGDTFLRLLIPAIFGAWILILWEVATRGAGIPFIILPPPSSIGARLASSVPILWADVQQTIFKAVLFGYVVGCASGFVVAILADRIAFLRRGLLPIGNMVSALPIIGVAPIMVMWFGFDWQSKAAVVIIMTFFPMLVNTVAGLGASGVMERDLMRSYASDYWQTLMKLRLPAAMPFIFNALKINSTLALIGAIVAEFFGTPIVGMGFRISTEIGRMNVDMVWAEIAVAALIGSVFYGVVALGERATTFWHPSNRGG
- a CDS encoding ABC transporter substrate-binding protein; the encoded protein is MRKILVALMAGAMSLAAAQAAMAADKVTLQLKWVAQGQFGGYYVAKDKGFYKEEGLDVTIKPGGPDIAPEQVIAGGGADVIVDWMGGALVAREKGVPLTNIAQPYQKSGLQMICPKDGPIKTEADFKGHTLGVWFFGNEYPFFAWMNKLGLKTDGGKDGVTVLKQSFDVQPLIQKQADCISVMTYNEYWQAIDAGFKPDQLVVFNFSAMGNDLLEDGLYVMDTKLKDPKFKETMVKFVRASMKGWKYAIANPGEAAGIVMDNGGQDENHQKRMMGEVAKLIGTGTGKLDTATYDRTVKALLDQKIITKKPEGAYTSEITDAALK
- a CDS encoding efflux RND transporter periplasmic adaptor subunit, giving the protein MFRKFTRSAGNPALKLALGASIALGASFTLNSSSAFAQEAAAKPTPAQTEIKLPSIVVTEAIEKPLVDRVVATGTVRPVEEVYVQPLVDALSIKTLNADVGDEVKADSVLAMLNDDALLLQKSQLQANKAKAQAAVAQYQAQVIEAQANVADTTRQRDRLQKLSQSGTGTVSQLEQASAAVEVAQARLNAAKQAVAVGESETKVVDAQIEDINLKLARTGVKAPVAGVISARTAKVGAIASGTGNPLFTIIKDGAIELVADLSETDIQKIKAGQRAIVTVAGGKVKIEGKVRLVSPTVDAVTRLGAVHIVIDDETGARSGMYGSAEIVIAETNALALPLSAVTTGRNGSTARKVEDNVVKQVKIETGIQDGGFVQVVSGLTAGDIVVAKAGAFVRDGDKIAPVPAEPAAIAN
- a CDS encoding efflux RND transporter permease subunit — its product is MNFSAWSIRNPIAPMLGFALLLIVGIQSFYALPITRFPNIDVPVVSITVTQSGAAPAELEMQVTKEIEDAVASISGIDEIQSTVTDGQSQTVVVFRIEKPTAEAVQDTKDAIDKIRSDLPAGIEEPVVTKVDVEGQAIQTFAVSSPNMTLEELSWFVDDTVKRALQGQPGVGRIDRYGGSDREVRVSLNPAKLDAYGITAADVSTQMRGTNVDLGSGRGQVAGNEQTIRTLGDARSVAQLADTTITLPNGRFVKLTELGTVTDTYEEPKSFSRFNGTPSVTFAVFRAKGASEVSVAETVATSLDGVRKVNPNVAIEMVDDSVYFTYGNYEAALHTLVEGSVLAVIVVFLFLRNWRATLIAAVALPLSAIPTFWIMDLMGFSLNLVSFLALTLATGILVDDAIVEIENIARHIKMGKSPYKAALEAADEIGLAVIATSFTIIAVFVPVSFMPGVPGQYFIQFGLTVAFSVFFSLAVARLITPLMAAYLMSPEDGMEDHHDNDGWIMKAYTRLVTGTTRRWYWRYTTMLAAIGFLIGSVMLLSQVPGSFLPPDDNSRVVLSVELPPNATLDETASSTDVIYDAVRHIDGVESVFILGGASPKGDLELRRATVRVILQNIDHSLVKTLVNKGLGSIPVIRDFVPRIKENGRTRPQWDVEKDIFAALHSIPDVRISKVNDRAERDLSFNFLSTSETDLTDAVSMLESKLRASPVLANVSSEGALPRPELQIRPRMAEASRLGITPQQIAQTVRVATIGDVDANLAKISLDDRQIPIRVQASLDVRRDLASIRALKIKTAAGASVPLYSVADIDYSEGPSSIKRNDRNRVVAIGSDVPFGTALDTASAEFKRIVGETELPKTVRLAESGDAKVQAEMQQSFGNAMLMGLMLVLVVLILLFKDVIQPFTILFSLPLAIGGVAVALIITQNALSMPVLIGILMLMGIVTKNAILLVDFAIEMKRQGLERVHAMVEAGRKRARPIIMTSIAMSAGMLPSALGVGEGGSFRAPMAIAVMGGIIVSTVLSLLVVPSFFLIMDDLSRLLGKIFGRMVGKKEQEDFGLTNEELSQEARKYAQSIAALEERLNQMERQTSANDDRSPGAQASSKVLRLPPLAAE